One stretch of Malus domestica chromosome 14, GDT2T_hap1 DNA includes these proteins:
- the LOC103455052 gene encoding probable Ufm1-specific protease, producing MENVNESTSVRVLCPKLVLCKNEPGLQWLIGSPFFPPLTVVSTVRCIHTDSSSPDYRRESEELRTLLLKGFEVIGALIVANSGDGKSASGEAIAAARRLRKLLSGEREKVDSQQVIGAVADFSGGDIQFFVSKSASLTSFEAVNVLYEDHPEKYVWERGCLLRCELPFKLPIYYPVNRPNDSEKMFQRATEAVIAKFKDPKAMYMVEALSKTSAEVPQPVILRGVDLDFDTDLSNVKILGESAQDSDADLLSCSHFCLDSKKGAPVYSAEHADRIQVSVLLNSSDKSKKSTAPVAEYFPALEEARILVVDFKLEVLCYAAKGLLLRHAVSKLMVPGLIDQFNLVGNTILPNLLSQHPQLHPYHFSPPGVLHPITVIYELNYGETEMKQVEVRKSLHLRLGLPFDRPLLRIANALDFSTLRDGVRSDATRKGSTLLKDVHIGIPSSGVSGGSVSLLQGSYEYYHYLQDAFNDSGWGCAYRSLQTIISWFRLQHYTSVEVPSHREIQQSLVEIGDKDPSFIGSREWIGAIELSFVLDKLLGVSCKVMNVRSGAELPEKCRELALHFDTQGTPIMIGGGVLAYTLLGVDYNEASGDCAFLILDPHYTGSDEHKKIVSGGWCGWKKAVDSKGKSFFLHDKFYNLLLPQRPKMV from the exons ATGGAGAACGTAAACGAGAGTACAAGCGTTCGAGTTCTATGCCCTAAGCTTGTTCTCTGCAAGAACGAACCGGGCCTCCAATGGCTGATCGGATCCCCATTTTTCCCGCCACTCACCGTCGTCTCCACTGTCAGATGCATCCACACCGATTCCTCCTCTCCAGACTACCGCAGAGAATCAG AAGAGCTTCGGACGTTACTGTTGAAAGGATTTGAGGTGATCGGAGCACTAATCGTTGCGAATTCCGGTGATGGAAAGAGCGCCTCCGGCGAGGCAATTGCGGCGGCACGCAGGTTGCGAAAGCTGCTCTCCGGAGAAAGAGAAAAAGTGGACAGTCAACAAGTAATTGGAGCTGTTGCGGATTTTAGTGGCGGCGACATTCAGTTTTTCGTGTCGAAATCTGCGAGCTTGACCAGCTTTGAAGCTGTGAATGTATTGTATGAAGATCATCCTGAAAAGTATGTTTGGGAGAGGGGCTGTCTGCTCCGATGTGAGCTTCCATTTAAGCTGCCAATCTACTATCCGGTAAACAGGCCGAATG AttcagaaaagatgtttcaacGTGCAACTGAAGCAGTTATTGCAAAATTCAAAGATCCAAAGGCTATGTACATGGTAGAAGCATTAAGCAAAACATCTGCTGAAGTACCTCAACCTGTCATCCTCCGCGGTGTAGATTTGGATTTTGACACAGATCTCTCAAATGTCAAAATTTTGGGAGAAAGTGCCCAAGATTCTGATGCTGATCTTTTATCATGTTCCCACTTCTGTTTGGATAGTAAAAAAGGTGCACCGGTATATTCTGCTGAG CATGCAGATAGAATCCAAGTAAGTGTTCTGCTGAATAGTTCAGATAAGTCTAAAAAATCGACAGCCCCCGTTGCTGAATATTTTCCAG CTTTGGAAGAAGCCCGAATTTTGGTGGTAGATTTTAAGCTAGAAGTGCTTTGCTATGCAGCCAAGGGTCTACTGCTGAGGCATGCAGTTTCAAAGTTAATGGTCCCGGGGTTGATTGATCAGTTTAATTTAGTGGGAAATACAATCCTACCCAACCTCTTATCCCAACATCCTCAG CTACATCCGTATCACTTCAGTCCTCCCGGTGTTCTGCATCCAATCACTGTTATCTATGAACTCAACTACGGGGAAACAGAAATGAAGCAAG TTGAAGTTAGAAAATCTTTACACTTAAGACTGGGTTTACCTTTTGATCGTCCTCTTCTAAGAATTGCCAACGCTCTGGATTTCTCTACATTGAGGGATGGTGTAAGGAGTGACGCAACACGGAAAG GTTCTACTTTGCTTAAAGATGTACACATCGGGATTCCAAGCAGCGGGG TTTCTGGGGGCAGTGTGTCTTTGTTGCAAGGCTCTTATGAATACTATCATTATCTACAAGATGCCTTCAATGATTCG GGTTGGGGTTGTGCTTATCGCTCTCTACAAACAATTATTTCATGGTTCCGACTCCAACACTATACATCCGTAGAAGTTCCATCGCATAG GGAAATACAGCAGTCACTTGTAGAGATTGGTGATAAAGATCCTTCTTTCATTGGGTCGCGGGAATGGATTGGTGCCATCGAGTTGAGCTTTGTTCTGGACAAGCTTTTGGGC GTTAGTTGCAAAGTCATGAATGTCAGATCTGGAGCCGAGCTTCCCGAAAAATGTCGAGAGCTGGCCTTGCACTTTGACACTCAAGGAACGCCTATTATGATTG GTGGTGGAGTTCTTGCATATACCCTCTTGGGAGTTGATTATAATGAAGCAAGCGGAGATTGCGCGTTTCTAATACTCGATCCCCACTACACAGGCAGTGACGAACACAAGAAAATTGTGAGTGGCGGATGGTGCGGGTGGAAAAAGGCTGTTGATAGCAAGGGAAAGAGTTTCTTTCTGCACGATAAGTTCTATAATCTTCTGCTTCCACAGAGGCCTAAAATGGTTTGA
- the LOC103455051 gene encoding protein STICHEL-like 2, with protein MMDGRRHSVDIPISKTLVQLRRVRSLRDPDTNSMSKFSALVENVNWEANSSNDISVRFMNSFQEAGSGKHHSFRSKNPGLYGQGGDCIDDFELDRGLGKSRLILHENSEWIGSTGSRPIRSKQAEEFDFSVSDKEDVYGNKSLSDRYCGSQMDKGLALTGVNRLEDGDYEASVRSSNLERLDQIASKRQSQRKNNVNSSRKVGNFSQVCSPCRSASDALSSHSASLFVNEEADAVDHNRPSCEVSCCWSRTPRFREANFPFNVDEYPLLYKNVDESAFYDQRSSKHIRNEMSPRSENPRSLSQKFRPKSFNELVGQNVVAMSLMGAIARGRITSFYLFHGPRGTGKTSASRIFAAALNCLSHEEHRPCGLCCECVLYFSGRSRDIKEVDSVRINRRDRVRSLIKNAAIPPLSSRFKVFIIDECHLMRGETWATVLNSIDNLSQHVVFVMLTPDVDELPRSAVSRSQRFHFPRIKDTDIASRLGRICVEEGLEFDQGAVDFIAAKSNGSLRDAEMMLDQLSLLGKKITMGLAYELIGVVSDDELLGLLDLALSSDTSNTVIRARELMRSRIDPMQLISQLANLVMDILAGKCQDSASEVRKKFGSRHTSEMDLQKLSYGLRILSETEKQLRVSKSQATWLTAALLQLSSVESSSLDGNGTKLCLRSTQERATAESFKNRATCSCILETPDKLGMQKDSDGKLEAIWKRTTDLCRSNSLKNFLKKQGKLSSLLVGQGLAIAELEFCHPDYISKAEKSWKVIANSLQSICGCNVEIRINLVPCASDSKCAKVKKSSFTLFSCSRRMQQKSQSSTEHGTESDYSEHTSEKPMLSDKPTLPCSSECSYQVPHNCSDKMVVVSTLRNSEGNILSTRTASSRRSFEDNASEAPGLVVDSSKDDGSNHECHALSFVEPEHQPNCFPRTLRLQKKFRSSDASQTTCCTKRQNTTALSSPSKTSFGTCLVGNDSYVFCSGACNNSGSCIDENALKENSGVLCWRTPTLHLGKAWQLRHNRQNSNLGCWVLPCATAK; from the exons ATGATGGATGGGCGGCGACATTCTGTTGATATTCCTATCTCGAAAACTCTCGTGCAACTGAGGAGGGTGAGGTCTCTAAGGGATCCTGATACTAATTCTATGAGCAAGTTCTCTGCTTTGGTTGAGAATGTGAACTGGGAAGCGAATTCGAGTAACGACATTTCTGTGCGGTTCATGAATAGTTTCCAAGAAGCTGGCTCTGGCAAACATCATTCTTTTAGATCAAAGAATCCAGGTCTGTATGGACAAGGAGGAGATTGCATAGATGATTTTGAATTAGATCGTGGTTTAGGAAAATCTAGGTTGATCTTGCATGAGAATTCCGAGTGGATTGGAAGCACAGGGAGTCGTCCAATTAGGAGCAAACAAGCTGAAGAATTTGATTTTTCAGTATCAGATAAGGAAGATGTTTATGGAAATAAATCACTCAGCGATAGGTACTGCGGCAGTCAAATGGATAAAGGATTGGCCTTGACAGGCGTCAATCGTTTGGAGGATGGGGATTATGAAGCATCTGTTAGGTCATCAAATTTAGAAAGATTAGATCAGATTGCATCAAAGAGACAATCACAACGCAAAAATAATGTAAATTCGTCCAGGAAAGTTGGTAATTTTAGTCAAGTTTGCAGTCCGTGCCGCTCAGCAAGTGATGCTCTTTCAAGCCATAGTGCATCTTTATTTGTAAATGAAGAGGCTGATGCTGTGGATCACAATCGTCCTAGTTGCGAGGTCAGCTGCTGCTGGTCAAGAACCCCTCGATTCAGAGAAGCTAATTTTCCTTTCAATGTAGATGAATACCCTCTGCTATACAAGAACGTAGATGAGAGTGCGTTTTATGACCAGAGGAGCTCAAAGCACATTCGTAATGAAATGAGTCCACGATCAGAAAACCCTAGGAGTCTGAGTCAGAAATTCAGGCCAAAATCTTTTAATGAATTAGTGGGACAAAATGTAGTAGCGATGTCTCTTATGGGAGCTATCGCTAGAGGGAGAATAACATCATTCTATCTATTCCATGGCCCTCGTGGTACAGGAAAGACATCTGCCTCAAGGATTTTTGCTGCAGCACTAAATTGCCTTTCACATGAGGAGCATAGGCCATGTGGTCTCTGCTGTGAATGTGTTTTGTATTTTTCTGGAAGGAGCAGGGACATCAAGGAAGTTGATTCTGTGAGAATCAATCGGAGAGACAGGGTTAGATCCCTTATTAAGAATGCAGCTATTCCTCCACTTTCGTCACGGTTTAAGGTTTTCATTATTGATGAGTGCCACCTGATGCGCGGGGAAACTTGGGCAACTGTTTTGAATAGCATAGATAACCTTTCTCAACATGTTGTCTTCGTGATGCTCACTCCTGATGTCGATGAGCTTCCCCGAAGTGCAGTGTCACGGTCTCAAAGGTTTCACTTTCCAAGGATTAAGGACACTGATATTGCAAGCAGATTGGGGAGAATCTGTGTTGAAGAGGGTCTTGAATTTGATCAGGGTGCTGTAGACTTCATTGCTGCCAAGTCAAACGGTTCACTTAGGGATGCAGAGATGATGCTTGATCAGCTAAGTTTGCTTGGTAAAAAAATCACAATGGGCCTGGCATACGAGCTT ATTGGAGTTGTCTCGGATGATGAATTACTCGGTTTGCTAGATCTGGCATTGTCATCTGACACTTCTAATACAGTAATAAGGGCCAGGGAGTTGATGAGATCTCGGATTGATCCCATGCAACTGATATCACAGTTGGCAAATCTTGTTATGGACATTCTTGCTGGTAAATGTCAGGACAGTGCTTCTGAAGTCCGAAAAAAGTTCGGCAGTAGACACACGT CTGAAATGGACTTGCAGAAACTGAGCTATGGATTGAGAATATTATCTGAAACTGAGAAGCAATTAAGGGTGTCCAAAAGTCAAGCGACATGGCTTACTGCAGCTCTGCTGCAGCTAAGCTCCGTGGAGTCTTCGTCCTTGGATGGAAATGGTACAAAATTGTGTTTGAGAAGTACACAAGAGAGAG CGACAGCGGAGAGCTTCAAGAATCGTGCCACTTGTTCATGCATTTTGGAGACACcagacaagttgggcatgcagAAGGATAGTGATGGAAAGTTGGAAGCCATATGGAAGAGAACTACAGATTTATGCCGATCCAATTCACTCAAGAATTTTCTTAAGAAACAGGGAAAACTGTCTTCCTTGCTTGTTGGTCAAG GTTTAGCAATAGCTGAATTGGAATTCTGCCATCCCGATTATATATCTAAGGCTGAGAAGTCATGGAAGGTCATTGCAAATTCACTTCAATCTATATGTGGTTGCAATGTGGAGATCAGGATCAATCTTGTACCTTGTGCTTCTGATTCCAAGTGTGCGAAAGTGAAGAAGTCATCTTTTACGTTGTTCAGCTGTTCCCGGAGAATGCAGCAGAAATCACAATCATCTACAGAACATGGAACTGAGTCAGACTATTCTGAGCACACTTCTGAAAAGCCTATGTTAAGCGACAAACCTACTTTACCTTGCTCGTCTGAGTGTTCTTATCAAGTGCCACATAACTGCAGTGACAAAATGGTGGTGGTAAGTACTTTGAGAAATAGCGAAGGAAATATTCTCAGCACAAGGACTGCCTCATCCCGCAGATCATTTGAAGACAACGCATCAGAGGCACCTGGGTTAGTGGTTGATTCTTCGAAGGACGATGGAAGCAATCATGAATGCCATGCTTTATCTTTTGTAGAACCTGAACATCAACCAAACTGTTTTCCTAGAACCTTGAGGCTTCAAAAGAAGTTCCGTTCATCAGATGCTTCTCAGACGACCTGTTGCACCAAACGACAAAACACAACTGCATTATCTAGCCCAAGCAAGACATCTTTTGGCACATGTCTCGTGGGAAATGATTCATATGTTTTCTGCAGTGGCGCTTGTAACAACAGTGGCAGCTGTATAGATGAGAATGC ATTGAAGGAGAACTCAGGCGTGCTTTGTTGGAGAACCCCAACGCTTCACTTGGGAAAG GCTTGGCAGTTGAGACATAATCGACAAAACTCGAACCTAGGGTGTTGGGTTCTTCCCTGTGCAACTGCTAAGTAG
- the LOC103415212 gene encoding uncharacterized protein codes for MGGVTSSMAAKFAFFPPNPPSYKVVKDEATGLLLLDPLPHRENVDVLKFPTRRGNEIVAVYIRHPMATSTLLYSHGNATDIGQMYELFIELSIHLRVNLMAYDYSGYGQSSGKASEHNTYADIEAAYKCLEERYGAKQEDVILYGQSVGSGPTVDLAVRLPRLRAIVLHSPILSGLRVMYPVKRTYWFDIYKNIDKIPLVKCPVLVIHGTSDEVVDCSHGKQLWVLCQEKYEPLWLKGGNHCNLELYPEYIRHLNKFISTVEKSPSRRITSRKSTGHRKSTDRIEHPRRSVDFYEAPRKSTDRREKSRKSTDRPEKLNISEYKFNNIDKVDKFRISVDQIEKSRRSVEYRHEKSRRSVDCQLEKPRKSVDWLDRIRPG; via the exons ATGGGTGGGGTTACTTCATCCATGGCTGCAAAGTTTGCATTTTTTCCACCGAACCCACCATCCTACAAGGTAGTGAAAGACGAAGCCACAGGGCTGTTGCTACTGGATCCGCTTCCCCACCGCGAAAACGTCGACGTTTTGAAGTTTCCGACGCGCCGCGGCAATGAGATCGTCGCCGTCTATATCCGCCACCCAATGGCCACGTCCACGCTCCTTTACTCCCACGGCAACGCCACCGATATCGGCCAGATGTACGAGCTTTTTATCGAATTGAGCATTCACCTGCGCGTCAATCTCATGGc GTATGATTACTCTGGCTATGGGCAGTCCTCAGGCAAG GCAAGTGAACATAATACTTATGCAGATATTGAAGCTGCATATAAGTGTCTTGAAGAGAGGTATGGTGCTAAGCAGGAAGACGTAATCCTCTATGGTCAGTCGGTTGGAAGTGGCCCGACTGTTGATCTTGCTGTCCGTTTGCCTCGATTAAGGGCAATTGTGCTGCATAGTCCTATATTATCTGGTTTAAGAGTCATGTATCCTGTGAAGCGCACATACTGGTTTGATATCTATAAG AACATTGATAAAATCCCACTGGTAAAATGTCCCGTGCTGGTAATACAC GGAACATCTGATGAAGTTGTGGACTGCTCACACGGCAAGCAACTTTGGGTACTTTGCCAAGAGAAATATGAACCTCTATGGCTCAAAGGCGGAAATCACTGTAATTTGGAGCTCTATCCAGAATATATTAGACATCTCAACAAGTTCATCTCAACTGTCGAAAAATCACCTTCACGTAGGATTACTTCAAGAAAAAGCACAGGCCACAGGAAAAGCACGGACCGTATTGAACATCCTAGGAGGAGTGTCGATTTTTACGAGGCTCCAAGAAAGAGTACTGATCGGAGAGAGAAATCAAGGAAAAGCACTGATAGACCTGAAAAGCTGAATATTAGTGAATACAAGTTCAATAACATTGACAAGGTAGACAAGTTTAGAATCTCTGTTGACCAGATAGAGAAGTCACGAAGAAGTGTGGAATACCGTCATGAGAAATCCAGGAGAAGCGTCGACTGTCAGCTAGAAAAACCACGGAAGAGCGTTGACTGGCTGGACAGAATTCGACCTGGGTAA
- the LOC103455053 gene encoding uncharacterized protein yields the protein MEPNLPSRSNRKRPVPELSDSDSDSDRPTAERRVKFPKGKKARREDEPVKIPRADEDDDEIGVEFPDPRFAAKEREKRRRFGDDGIGAGDDVSAAEVAYGEELDYDNFVEDGIQMEPFNLEKERKEGYFDAEGNFVEYAEGNRVKDAWLDSVEAGVTQLHVPKPKVEDDTEDLPPEDEDIGKIKRRIADVLEEGETVLQALRRLKGDKKVKMSPETKRVFDQLTEDAVTLMDKHGEYDVNHEKKEIFEREAQGYETLARARLEGIPPVANDNNGDETAGDGYDMFGEDDDEDANAAARPSDSNGGGVGSSEAQNDYVFDENSGYYYSSSLGYYYDPSTGLYCSAASGVWYSYNEETGAYDEVSHHDQAASAAAATAEAAKL from the coding sequence ATGGAACCCAATCTTCCATCGCGATCCAATCGCAAGCGCCCCGTCCCTGAACTCTCCGACTCCGATTCCGATTCCGACAGACCCACGGCGGAAAGGAGGGTTAAGTTTCCCAAGGGGAAGAAGGCGAGACGGGAAGACGAACCCGTGAAGATACCCCGAGCCGACGAGGACGACGACGAGATCGGGGTTGAGTTTCCGGACCCCCGTTTCGCCGCCAAAGAACGCGAGAAGCGGCGCCGGTTCGGGGACGACGGGATCGGCGCCGGCGACGATGTCTCCGCCGCCGAAGTCGCGTACGGCGAGGAATTGGATTACGACAATTTCGTGGAGGACGGGATTCAGATGGAGCCTTTCAACTTGGAGAAGGAGAGGAAAGAGGGGTATTTCGATGCCGAGGGGAATTTCGTCGAGTATGCTGAAGGAAATCGAGTGAAGGATGCTTGGCTGGATAGCGTTGAAGCTGGGGTTACGCAGTTACATGTTCCGAAACCGAAAGTCGAAGATGATACAGAGGATTTGCCACCGGAAGATGAAGATATTGGGAAGATTAAGAGGCGCATTGCCGATGTGCTCGAGGAAGGCGAAACAGTGTTGCAGGCTCTGAGGAGGTTGAAGGgggacaagaaggtgaagatGTCGCCGGAGACGAAGAGGGTTTTCGATCAGCTGACTGAGGATGCTGTGACACTGATGGACAAGCATGGGGAGTATGATGTGAATCATGAGAAGAAGGAGATTTTCGAACGGGAGGCTCAGGGGTATGAGACTTTAGCTAGGGCAAGACTCGAAGGCATCCCGCCAGTTGCTAATGATAACAATGGTGATGAAACTGCTGGAGATGGATATGATATGTTTGGTGAAGACGATGATGAAGATGCTAATGCTGCTGCTAGACCGTCGGATTCCAACGGAGGAGGAGTTGGTTCGTCCGAAGCGCAGAATGATTATGTGTTTGATGAGAATTCGGGGTACTATTATAGCAGCAGTTTGGGGTACTATTATGATCCGTCGACAGGGCTCTATTGCTCCGCTGCATCTGGGGTTTGGTACTCGTACAATGAGGAGACCGGAGCGTATGACGAAGTTTCTCACCATGATCAGGCTGCTTCTGCTGCGGCTGCCACCGCTGAGGCTGCAAAGTTGTAA